A DNA window from Mytilus edulis chromosome 14, xbMytEdul2.2, whole genome shotgun sequence contains the following coding sequences:
- the LOC139502524 gene encoding uncharacterized protein — protein sequence MAASGIAEHNEARRRQQRADRMAYIQTDYIKETLANNENRYNTQDNSYDLQVEHYRKCGSPPDEPAGHDPQSIDKKRREEARRQQLYEYSAKLNNRYSSKDYISQW from the exons ATGGCAGCATCAGGAATAGCCGAACATAACGAAGCAAGAAGACGACAACAGAGGGCAGATAGAATGGCATATATACAGACAGATTATATAAAG gaaACCCTTGCCAATAATGAGAATAGATATAACACACAGGATAACAGCTATGATTTACAAGTAGAACATTACAGAAAGTGTGGTAGTCCACCTGATGAACCCGCAGGTCATGACCCACAATCTATAGACAA GAAAAGAAGAGAAGAAGCACGTAGACAACAATTATATGAATATTCTGCCAAACTGAATAACAGATATAGT tctAAGGATTATATAAGCCAATGGTGA
- the LOC139502523 gene encoding RNA-binding region-containing protein 3-like: MASVDDTLLVRHLPSQLSNGDKEELLRHFGAVRVKVMGVRGAMKHTAFVTFSDSMHAAKALNRLHQLEVLGCKLVAEFAKKSQQKHFPSISDNQRGRKVTEEKLDKRTEDKTQNLPSADTVYKKWGVNYPKNPKLCYLYPPPTVSIITNIANALASCPRFYVQVLHLMNKMNLPAPFGAVTPTPPIPLKESAVIHEPDNTKTEAMDVSSTEESEIESEGESQKKSTDQPSLKRHMRKKPKLSSKRPRFLENLEIPAPSNVPVMMPSKVFENVQEQLQAKKIQMKIPEAIVHEQPQETTNPVPGFLSDVLSSLNRTEESTTDGGFGKIEPVKKISENVEIKDTNLPYTVDSSKFLSIEDIKRGRISQSEWKNYSVFRKYEAGDRTKRLYLKNLNKHTSEQDLVDIFGNYIDWNSETEKSMFDIRVMKEGRMKGQGFITFPSEESAERAMHDTNGFTLNNKPMAVQFARSAKAKDATEEKS, from the exons ATGGCAAGTGTTGATGATACACTTCTGGTGAGACATCTCCCGTCACAGCTCTCCAATGGAGACAAGGAAGAACTCCTCAGACATTTTGGAGCAGTTAGGGTCAAAGTGATGGGCGTTAGAGGAGCAATG aaACATACAGCATTTGTTACATTCTCAGACAGTATGCATGCAGCTAAG GCATTAAACAGGTTGCATCAACTTGAGGTATTAGGATGTAAACTAGTGGCAGAATTTGCTAAGAAATCTCAGCAGAAACATTTCCCATCCATATCAGACAACCAAAG GGGAAGAAAGGTCACAGAAGAGAAACTGGACAAGAGAACAGAAGATAAAACACAGAATCTGCCTTCAGCTGATACAGTGTATAAAAAATGGGG GGTAAATTATCCTAAGAACCCCAAACTGTGTTACTTGTATCCACCACCCACAGTCAGTATCATAACAAATATAGCTAATGCTCTAGCCTCATGCCCTAGGTTCTATGTACAG GTTTTGCATTTAATGAATAAGATGAATTTACCAGCTCCATTTGGTGCAGTAACTCCTACCCCTCCTATC ccTTTAAAAGAATCAGCTGTGATACATGAACCGGACAATACAAAAACAGAGGCAATGGATGTCTCTAGTACAGAGGAATCAGAAATAGAAAGTGAGGGAGAATCTCAAAA aaaaagcaCTGATCAGCCCTCATTAAAAAGACATATGAGGAAAAAACCAAAACTATCTAGCAAGCGTCCAAGATTTCTAGAAAATTTGGAAATTCCTGCTCCATCAAATGTTCCTGTCATGATGCCAAGTAAAGTCTTTGAAAATGTACAAGAACAACTTCAAGCCaagaaaatacaaatgaaaataccAGAAGCCATTGTCCATGAACAACCACAGGAAACAACAAATCCAG TACCTGGTTTTCTGTCGGATGTTCTATCATCATTAAACAGAACAGAAGAATCTACAACTGATGGAGGATTTGGCAAGATAGAACCTGTTAAAAAG ATTTCAGAGAATGTTGAAATAAAGGACACTAATTTACCTTACACAGTCGACTCAAGCAAGTTCTTATCAATAGAAGATATAAAGAGAGGAAGAATATCACAAAGTG aatGGAAGAATTATTCTGTGTTCAGGAAATATGAAGCTGGGGATAGAACGAAAAGATTATATCTGAAAAATCTAAATAAACACACAAGTGAACag GATTTGGTTGATATATTTGGAAATTATATAGACTGGAATTCAGAGACCGAGAAATCCAT gtttGATATACGAGTTATGAAGGAGGGGAGAATGAAAGGACAAGGATTTATCACTTTTCCATCAGAAGAATCAGCTGAGAGAGCTATGCATGATACCAATGGATTTACCCTAAACAATAAACCTATGGCAGTT CAATTTGCACGATCAGCAAAAGCCAAGGATGCCACTGAAGAGAAGTCATGA